A DNA window from Equus przewalskii isolate Varuska chromosome 12, EquPr2, whole genome shotgun sequence contains the following coding sequences:
- the LOC139074911 gene encoding transcriptional regulatory protein AlgP-like produces MITNGLMRILPDLFHLGPGDFGLLWKLTVISSCFRMSAYAAFLWRSVLAVKAEVGGTSWLLGTPSMQNPVGCPCMGAGPGAPPLAWPPTMPQPALHEAGSAAGRFFVSEEEEEQQGEGKVSVRSGGPAAWRGPAGGTPNATGVAAATSSGPPAPPAAGRPLGRPPSPPPAARDAAPGSAAPRNDSGSRPPEQAAAAAQQQAAGKVSVRSGGPAAWRGPAGGTSNATGVAAATSSGPPAPPAAARPLGRPPSPPPAARDAAPGSAAPRNDSGSRPPEQAAAAAQQQAAGKVSVRSGGPAAWRGPAGGTPNSTGVAAATSSGPPAPPAAGRPLGRPPSPPPAARGKAT; encoded by the exons CTAATGCGTATTCTGCCAGACCTCTTCCATCTTGGGCCTGGCGATTTTGGACTGCTGTGGAAGTTGACAGTTATCAGCAGTTGCTTCCGAATGTCTGCTTATGCTGCGTTCCTCTGGAGATCTGTCCTTGCT GTAAAAGCGGAAGTAGGAGGAACTTCCTGGCTCCTGGGAACACCCAGCATGCAGAACCCAGTGGGGTGCCCATGCATGGGTGCTGGACCAGGTGCACCTCCTCTGGCATGGCCACCTACGATGCCTCAGCCTGCACTACATG AGGCAGGATCTGCAGCCGGGAGGTTCTTCgtgtcagaggaggaggaagagcagcaggGCGAGGGCAAG GTGAGCGTGCGGTCCGGCGGGCCGGCCGCATGGCGAGGACCAGCCGGCGGCACGCCCAACGCCACGGGCGTCGCGGCCGCCACGAGCTCGGGGCCGCCAGCCCCTCCTGCGGCCGGGCGACCTCTGGGCCGTCCGCCCTCGCCTCCACCTGCCGCCCGCG ACGCGGCACCCGGCTCTGCGGCTCCCCGGAACGACAGCGGCTCCCGCCCCCCGGAGCAGGCGGCTGCAGCGGCGCAGCAGCAGGCCGCGGGCAAG GTGAGCGTGCGGTCCGGCGGGCCGGCCGCGTGGCGAGGACCAGCCGGCGGCACGTCCAACGCCACGGGCGTCGCGGCCGCCACGAGCTCGGGGCCGCCAGCCCCTCCTGCGGCCGCGCGACCTCTGGGCCGTCCGCCCTCGCCTCCACCTGCCGCCCGCG ACGCGGCACCCGGCTCTGCGGCTCCCCGGAACGACAGCGGCTCCCGCCCCCCGGAGCAGGCGGCTGCAGCGGCGCAGCAGCAGGCCGCGGGCAAG GTGAGCGTGCGGTCCGGCGGGCCGGCCGCGTGGCGAGGACCAGCCGGCGGCACGCCCAACTCCACGGGCGTCGCGGCCGCCACGAGCTCGGGGCCGCCAGCCCCTCCTGCGGCCGGGCGACCTCTGGGCCGTCCGCCCTCGCCTCCACCTGCCGCCCGCGGTAAGGCCACCTGA